A DNA window from Hydractinia symbiolongicarpus strain clone_291-10 chromosome 6, HSymV2.1, whole genome shotgun sequence contains the following coding sequences:
- the LOC130647849 gene encoding uncharacterized protein C8orf34 homolog isoform X2, which yields MSSNQKVVQLYLEKNGIGQLFEDMMAKLIRDMPNEPLPYLMKILQKVYHKKMPANENTLLVSGFRAEMGLVGSSIPKKFSKDPQVLSEDVKGLKSRVYEKPWQTNSKPLKGGREKKGPKDEYKSWDTDTKGKGNNFDDLFEQQNKSRKNPLSKSMPVTLNEAPRQRKGKGHSWSEESSYDKENNPPYRQQQIRMAADDNDELKVDTTSKNSKKMTISPAAYSKFKKQNSKKKSLEQKQKLQALLSSDKTKTNKRNDDESTDDNDDEVEVMEDKADLAGEGANSKTSVGVKRSIHKTVEANTGVKVSVCPRCAKLVDGNASYTTNNNGLSDSDYFFNPKSKNSFESVNSDDDDFDSVSQINTNVDYRPKWPTITDSEGEDVEHIAKLSLKDPPKKNTLKKVVNFQSGGAETDKSDFFETNSPLRKKTKQTAKHLLSDNESGVELLKEKKSPSHRSSPLRSRSPPKQAWKQQAAETESDAEIDDITLSRDTKLKARGWKQKQPDDASDVL from the exons ATGTCTTCTAATCAAAAAGTTGTTCAGCTATACTTGGAAAAGAATGGAATTGGTCAGCTCTTCGAG GATATGATGGCGAAATTAATAAGAGACATGCCAAATGAGCCATTACCTTACTTAATGAAAATCCTACAAAAAGTTTATCATAAGAAAATGCCG GCTAATGAAAATACTTTACTGGTATCCGGTTTTCGTGCAGAAATGGGTTTAGTTGGATCGTCAAttccaaaaaagttttcaaaagaCCCACAAG TTTTAAGTGAAGATGTGAAGGGTTTAAAGTCACGTGTTTACGAAAAACCTTGGCAAACTAATTCCAAACCCTTGAAGGGTGGAAGGGAAAAGAAAG GACCCAAAGATGAATATAAAAGCTGGGATACTGACACAAAAGGAAAAGGCAATAATTTTGACGATTTATTtgaacaacaaaataaatctcGTAAAAACCCACTTTCGAAATCTATGCCTGTCACATTGAATGAAGCTCCCAGACAAAGGAAAGGCAAGG GTCACAGTTGGTCTGAAGAGAGCAGCTATGATAag GAGAATAACCCTCCATATAGACAACAACAGATACGCATGGCTGCAGATGACAATGATGAACTTAAAGTTGACACAAcaagtaaaaacagtaaaaagatgACCATCAG TCCTGCAGCATATTCAAAGTTTAAGAAGCAAAATTCCAAAAAGAAGTCATTAGAACAGAAGCAAAAGTTACag GCTTTACTGTCAAGTGAcaagacaaaaacaaacaaaagaaatgaTGACGAGTCCACGGATGACAACGATGATGAGGTGGAGGTTATGG AAGATAAAGCAGACTTGGCTGGCGAGGGAGCGAATTCAAAAACATCTGTTGGTGTGAAGAGATCAATACat aAGACTGTTGAAGCGAATACTGGTGTCAAAGTTTCTGTGTGTCCAAGATGTGCAAA GTTAGTTGATGGAAATGCTTCATATACAACCAACAATAATGGATTATCAGACA GTGACTACTTCTTTAatccaaaatcaaaaaattcttttgaaTCTGTAAACAGTGACG ACGATGATTTTGATAGTGTGTCACAGATCAATACAAAT GTTGACTATCGACCAAAATGGCCCACGATTACAGATTCTGAAG GAGAAGACGTGGAACACATAGCTAAATTATCATTGAAAGATCCACCGAAGAAAAATACATTGAAAAA GGTAGTAAATTTTCAAAGTGGAGGTGCGGAAACAGATAAGTCcgatttttttgaaacaaacagTCCGCTTCGCAAGAAAACAAAGCAGACTGCGAAACATTTACTCTCAGATAATGAG TCCGGTGTTGAGTTGCTGAAAGAGAAAAAATCACCATCGCATAGATCTTCACCGCTACGTAGTAGATCTCCGCCGAAACAAGCGTGGAAACAGCAAGCAGCCGAGACGGAGAGTGACGCTGAAATTGATGATATTACACTTTCTCGAG ATACAAAATTAAAAGCGCGAGGTTGGAAACAAAAACAACCCGACGACGCCTCAGATGTCTTGTAA
- the LOC130647849 gene encoding uncharacterized protein C8orf34-like isoform X1, with amino-acid sequence MSSNQKVVQLYLEKNGIGQLFEDMMAKLIRDMPNEPLPYLMKILQKVYHKKMPANENTLLVSGFRAEMGLVGSSIPKKFSKDPQVILPGSKQPVSSWATNDLDSVLSEDVKGLKSRVYEKPWQTNSKPLKGGREKKGPKDEYKSWDTDTKGKGNNFDDLFEQQNKSRKNPLSKSMPVTLNEAPRQRKGKGHSWSEESSYDKENNPPYRQQQIRMAADDNDELKVDTTSKNSKKMTISPAAYSKFKKQNSKKKSLEQKQKLQALLSSDKTKTNKRNDDESTDDNDDEVEVMEDKADLAGEGANSKTSVGVKRSIHKTVEANTGVKVSVCPRCAKLVDGNASYTTNNNGLSDSDYFFNPKSKNSFESVNSDDDDFDSVSQINTNVDYRPKWPTITDSEGEDVEHIAKLSLKDPPKKNTLKKVVNFQSGGAETDKSDFFETNSPLRKKTKQTAKHLLSDNESGVELLKEKKSPSHRSSPLRSRSPPKQAWKQQAAETESDAEIDDITLSRDTKLKARGWKQKQPDDASDVL; translated from the exons ATGTCTTCTAATCAAAAAGTTGTTCAGCTATACTTGGAAAAGAATGGAATTGGTCAGCTCTTCGAG GATATGATGGCGAAATTAATAAGAGACATGCCAAATGAGCCATTACCTTACTTAATGAAAATCCTACAAAAAGTTTATCATAAGAAAATGCCG GCTAATGAAAATACTTTACTGGTATCCGGTTTTCGTGCAGAAATGGGTTTAGTTGGATCGTCAAttccaaaaaagttttcaaaagaCCCACAAG TAATTCTACCAGGAAGTAAACAACCTGTTTCATCTTGGGCAACGAATGATTTGGACTCAGTTTTAAGTGAAGATGTGAAGGGTTTAAAGTCACGTGTTTACGAAAAACCTTGGCAAACTAATTCCAAACCCTTGAAGGGTGGAAGGGAAAAGAAAG GACCCAAAGATGAATATAAAAGCTGGGATACTGACACAAAAGGAAAAGGCAATAATTTTGACGATTTATTtgaacaacaaaataaatctcGTAAAAACCCACTTTCGAAATCTATGCCTGTCACATTGAATGAAGCTCCCAGACAAAGGAAAGGCAAGG GTCACAGTTGGTCTGAAGAGAGCAGCTATGATAag GAGAATAACCCTCCATATAGACAACAACAGATACGCATGGCTGCAGATGACAATGATGAACTTAAAGTTGACACAAcaagtaaaaacagtaaaaagatgACCATCAG TCCTGCAGCATATTCAAAGTTTAAGAAGCAAAATTCCAAAAAGAAGTCATTAGAACAGAAGCAAAAGTTACag GCTTTACTGTCAAGTGAcaagacaaaaacaaacaaaagaaatgaTGACGAGTCCACGGATGACAACGATGATGAGGTGGAGGTTATGG AAGATAAAGCAGACTTGGCTGGCGAGGGAGCGAATTCAAAAACATCTGTTGGTGTGAAGAGATCAATACat aAGACTGTTGAAGCGAATACTGGTGTCAAAGTTTCTGTGTGTCCAAGATGTGCAAA GTTAGTTGATGGAAATGCTTCATATACAACCAACAATAATGGATTATCAGACA GTGACTACTTCTTTAatccaaaatcaaaaaattcttttgaaTCTGTAAACAGTGACG ACGATGATTTTGATAGTGTGTCACAGATCAATACAAAT GTTGACTATCGACCAAAATGGCCCACGATTACAGATTCTGAAG GAGAAGACGTGGAACACATAGCTAAATTATCATTGAAAGATCCACCGAAGAAAAATACATTGAAAAA GGTAGTAAATTTTCAAAGTGGAGGTGCGGAAACAGATAAGTCcgatttttttgaaacaaacagTCCGCTTCGCAAGAAAACAAAGCAGACTGCGAAACATTTACTCTCAGATAATGAG TCCGGTGTTGAGTTGCTGAAAGAGAAAAAATCACCATCGCATAGATCTTCACCGCTACGTAGTAGATCTCCGCCGAAACAAGCGTGGAAACAGCAAGCAGCCGAGACGGAGAGTGACGCTGAAATTGATGATATTACACTTTCTCGAG ATACAAAATTAAAAGCGCGAGGTTGGAAACAAAAACAACCCGACGACGCCTCAGATGTCTTGTAA